Sequence from the Streptomyces sp. R33 genome:
CCCGCCAGCTGATGTGCTCGGCGAACACGCCGCCCACGAACGGCCCGAGAGCGACGCCGATCGCGCTGAAGGCCAGCACCGTGCCGACCGCGCGGCCCTGCCGGTCGTCGCGGAAGTAGGCGCTGACGACCGCCACGGCCACGGGAAAGATCAACGCGGCCGTGGCACCCTGCACCACCCGCGCCACGACCAGCCAGACCTCGTTCTGCGCGGCGCTGCACACGACGGACACCACGCCGAAGCCGGCCAGCCCCCACACGATGACCGTGCGCCGCCCGTGGACGTCGGCGGCCCTCCCGCCCGTGATCATCAGCGCACCCAGGGTCAGCATGTAGCCGCTGACCAGCCACTGCAGATTCGTGGTCGGGGTGGAGAAGTCCCGGGCGATCACCGGCAGCATCAGGTTCAGGGCGAACCAGTCCATCTGGACCAGGAGCATGGACAGCGAGGCGGCCGCGATGACCGCGCGATCGCGGCCGGAGAACAGTCGCCGGCCGGGCGACCCGGTGTCCGCTTTGCCCACGCTCATCGGCACGTCCCGTCCGGAGCCCCCACCACCCCACCCCAACCAGCATGCGCCCACGCGCGGAGTCGGGCACCCTGCGGCGTCACTACTGGCGTGAGGACGCTCCCGGGCTCGTGAGCAAGGAGGGCGGTTGGGTGAGTCCGGGGTACTTCGTCATCGCCAACGGGGCTGTGCGGGTCCTCTGTTGGCCTTCGGAGTGCGTACTCCGGCTGCTTCGTCTCGCTTGGGTCGGGCCCTCTTCGGGTGTCGGCGGGACGGACCTGTCGTTTTCGTGGCGCGTGCGGATGCCGGAGGGGCGGTGGGCCTCTCCGGCGTCTGCTGTGTGGGGGTGGGTGGGTGGTTGTCACTTGCCGAGCTTGGCCTTGAGTTCCTTCTTGACCTGGTTCTTGATGTTCTGCTTGTTGACCTGGCCGCCGTTGCCGGTGCCGTTGCCGCCTACGGCGGTGGCGTCGCCGGTGTTGATGGCGTCGGCGCTGGCGTTGCCGCCGGTGGCGTTGCCGGTGTTGATGATGCACTTGCCCTTGCAGGTGCCGACTCCGGTGTTGGCGTTGCCGCCGGTGGCGGTGCCGCCGACGGTGGTGTTCTCGGCGTTGGCGTCGCCGCCGGTGCCGATGCCGTCGGCGCTGTCCTGGGGGAGGGTGATGGTCTGGGGGGCGGTGGTGGGTGCGGCCATGGCGGTGGCGGGGAGGGCGATGCCGCCGCCGAGGAGGGCGAGGGAGGCTCCGGCCAGGACGATGCGGCGGGTCGGGAAACGCTCGAACATGGGAATGCTCCATTCGGCAACGGGTGAGGGGTTTTGTGTATCGCCCTGTGGAATGGGCCGGGGATTCTGTTCGGCCTTTTGTTTTCCGGGGTTTCCCCGGTGGGGGCGTACTTCCAATAAACCGTGTGGGGGAGCGGGCGTCACGCCACTCGAATACGTGGCTTGACGAGGCGAATCGATCTTGATAAAAGCCCGGCCGGTGCGGACGCCCCGAGGCCGATCCGCGGTCTCGACCCACTTCGACGGCTGACCGCCCCCCGACGGTGATCCGCCCGCGGTGCGGACCCCGGTAGGACGGGCGCCCCGGGTGCAGTGCGAGCACGGCCTGGTCGTGCGGCGCGGGCCGTCAGCCTGCCGGGGGCTGCGGCTGTGCGGGCTTCAGTCCGTCGAGGGTGAGGTCGAGGAGGCGTTCGGCCTGGTCGCGTTGCTCCGGCTGGGCCGAGGTGAGGGCGATGCCGGCCAGGATGGCGAAGACGTCGGTCGAGCGGATGTCGGACCGCAGCGCGCCGGCGGCGGTGCCGGCTTCCATGAGGGTGGTGATCGCGGTCTGGATCATCTCGCGGCTGTGGCCGTAGGGGTCGCTTCCCGAGGAGACGACGGCTCGCAGCGCGTCGGCCATGCCGAGTTTGGCGGTGGCGTAGTCGATGAAGCGGCCCATCCACGCGCGCAGGGCCTCGCGCGGGGGCAGCGTTGCCAGGAGCCCGGGAACCGCATCACACAGCCGCGCGACTTCGTTGCGGTAGGCCGCCTCGATCAAGGTCTCCCGGGTCGGGAAATTGCGGTACAGGGTTCCGGTTCCCACCCCCGCCTCTTTGGCGATGCGCTCGTAGTGGGCGTCCAGTCCCTCCTCGGTGAACACGCGCACCGCGGCAGCCAGGATCTTGTCCCGGTTGCGCTGAGCGTCGGCCCTCAGTGGGCGTCCCGTATCCGCTGCCATCGCCTGCCCGCTCCCTCGTCCCCGGTTGCGAAGTGGAGGAGCCTCCACTTACGGTTCGAGATAACCGGCGGCGCCTCCACTTCCACTGTAGGTCAGACGCCGCCCTCGTCCCGCCTCCGGAAGGGCCCAGTCGTGTCGGAAATCGAAGGCAAGGTCATCGCGATCACAGGTGCCAGCAGCGGGATCGGCGAGGCGACCGCGCTGCTCCTCGCCGAGCGCGGCGCGAAAGTGGTGCTCGGGGCGCGCCGGCCGGAACGCCTCGAGGCGCTGGTCGCGCGCATCGA
This genomic interval carries:
- a CDS encoding TetR/AcrR family transcriptional regulator, encoding MAADTGRPLRADAQRNRDKILAAAVRVFTEEGLDAHYERIAKEAGVGTGTLYRNFPTRETLIEAAYRNEVARLCDAVPGLLATLPPREALRAWMGRFIDYATAKLGMADALRAVVSSGSDPYGHSREMIQTAITTLMEAGTAAGALRSDIRSTDVFAILAGIALTSAQPEQRDQAERLLDLTLDGLKPAQPQPPAG